The following coding sequences are from one Lipingzhangella halophila window:
- the pglZ gene encoding BREX-2 system phosphatase PglZ, whose amino-acid sequence MTATPLPSLQQVTVEAARGGLRRALEKEEARVSKGWLPSHARAVALRAAPEWNGPGGITVDHQGRQVRARVVAAPTVLAVLTALGQPPAEAEHLVLLTPCSEDDLGPSLLGRLLCHEVFTVNSWELLADELGLRMLDPRLHSRDWAWLAEALHEMGGPAEWRKGTAVLKLDDAVRRVAAARFGGEAGDRIDAAALLGWTRGPHLVTRFAELDPKERQGLRAHLEAEIGAVAEVVFRILDKGQVHDALPAGLVFRELLAADRAGRDGARDARIRAEERFVGSPAPSVETLSRFAESSEAVLLRMMDGEEHGAAVHASGRAEEILAALGAENIAADSRVLSTGLQARLSALGAEISTAVRPHVPKGLAPVEEALARLREHNRFDSASAEGCDVLAAVRLVRWLATESVEPRTVLEGATAHVTGTAWVDRAASRVWAARAETPALGAAYRDVYARVRERRAAADEAFARRIAAWTEVSAHPGELLLAENLLHRVARPLAAERAPLVVLLDGMSAEVAIQLGEQIAAGGRFTEIARGEKGREGALAVLPSTTTFSRTSLFCGRLASGGQSEERAGFRALWNHASWGRRPADLLYQRDLETSAGTALPANVQQAIGDTERAVAVVLNIVDDALADGREADTATWTLDQIGKLAALLDAAARAGRPVVLTSDHGHVWDRGENQKTRKGESARYRTGAPEERELLVTGDRVLAEGGRIVVPWDERLRYTSRKEGYHGGISTAEMVIPVLVFVPDIALTPAGWAVLRPAQHAPDWWTQPLATGAGAVPAREPEGEPASAGRPSRAKAGTKRTAPVRGASLFDDAAAAGGTLGESVVGSPSFAASHGQVARGPAKEEVAAVIDTLVQAGGATPKLPVGRVAQAAGKEPYRAARFLKMVAKVLNVEMFPVLTLTDAERTAELNIGLLKEQFLAGER is encoded by the coding sequence ATGACGGCCACCCCCCTGCCCTCCCTCCAGCAGGTCACGGTCGAAGCCGCCAGAGGCGGGCTGCGCAGGGCGCTGGAGAAGGAGGAGGCGCGGGTCAGCAAGGGCTGGCTGCCCTCCCACGCGCGTGCGGTGGCGCTGCGCGCCGCGCCCGAGTGGAACGGTCCCGGCGGCATCACCGTCGATCACCAGGGTCGCCAGGTGCGCGCCCGGGTCGTGGCCGCACCGACCGTACTGGCGGTTCTCACCGCACTCGGTCAGCCGCCCGCCGAGGCCGAGCATCTTGTCCTGCTCACCCCGTGCTCCGAGGACGACCTCGGCCCCTCCCTGCTGGGGCGGCTGCTGTGCCACGAGGTGTTCACGGTCAACAGTTGGGAGCTGCTCGCCGACGAGCTCGGGCTGCGCATGCTCGACCCGCGGCTGCACTCCCGGGACTGGGCGTGGCTCGCCGAGGCGCTGCACGAAATGGGCGGCCCCGCCGAATGGCGCAAAGGTACGGCCGTGCTCAAGCTCGACGACGCGGTACGGCGGGTCGCCGCCGCCCGGTTCGGTGGGGAAGCCGGAGACCGGATCGATGCCGCCGCCCTGCTCGGCTGGACCCGCGGACCGCACCTCGTCACCCGGTTCGCCGAGCTGGACCCCAAGGAACGCCAGGGACTGCGCGCCCATCTCGAAGCGGAGATCGGTGCTGTCGCCGAGGTGGTCTTCCGGATACTGGACAAGGGCCAGGTGCACGACGCGCTTCCCGCCGGCCTGGTCTTCCGGGAACTGCTGGCCGCCGACAGAGCCGGGCGCGACGGGGCGCGCGACGCGCGGATCCGGGCTGAAGAGCGGTTCGTGGGCAGCCCGGCGCCGTCTGTGGAAACCCTGTCCCGGTTCGCCGAGAGCAGCGAAGCCGTGCTGCTGCGCATGATGGACGGCGAGGAGCACGGCGCCGCTGTGCACGCCAGCGGCCGGGCCGAGGAGATCCTCGCCGCGCTGGGCGCCGAGAACATCGCAGCGGACAGCCGGGTGCTCAGCACCGGGCTGCAGGCGCGGCTGTCCGCGCTGGGTGCCGAGATCAGTACCGCTGTCCGGCCGCACGTGCCCAAGGGCCTGGCGCCGGTGGAGGAGGCCCTGGCCAGGCTGCGGGAGCACAACCGGTTCGATTCCGCTTCCGCGGAGGGCTGCGACGTACTCGCCGCGGTCCGGTTGGTGCGCTGGTTGGCGACCGAGTCCGTCGAGCCGCGCACCGTGCTCGAAGGTGCCACCGCTCACGTGACCGGTACCGCCTGGGTTGATCGGGCGGCCAGCCGCGTCTGGGCCGCGCGCGCCGAGACTCCGGCGCTCGGCGCGGCCTACCGCGACGTGTACGCGCGGGTCCGCGAGCGCCGCGCGGCCGCGGATGAGGCGTTCGCCCGGCGCATCGCCGCATGGACCGAGGTTTCGGCGCACCCCGGCGAGCTGCTGCTCGCTGAGAACCTGCTGCACCGGGTCGCCCGTCCACTGGCCGCTGAGCGGGCGCCGCTGGTCGTGCTGCTGGATGGCATGAGCGCTGAGGTCGCCATCCAGCTCGGTGAACAGATCGCGGCAGGCGGGCGGTTCACCGAGATCGCCCGCGGCGAGAAGGGGCGCGAAGGGGCGCTGGCCGTGCTGCCCTCCACGACCACCTTCTCGCGCACCTCGTTGTTCTGCGGGCGGCTGGCATCGGGCGGGCAGAGCGAGGAGCGCGCCGGGTTCAGAGCGCTGTGGAACCACGCCTCGTGGGGCCGGCGCCCCGCTGATCTGCTGTACCAGCGCGACCTGGAAACCAGTGCGGGCACCGCGCTGCCCGCGAACGTTCAGCAGGCCATCGGCGACACCGAGCGGGCCGTCGCGGTCGTGCTCAACATCGTCGATGACGCGCTGGCCGACGGGCGCGAGGCCGACACCGCGACCTGGACGCTCGACCAGATCGGCAAACTCGCAGCGTTGCTGGACGCCGCCGCCCGCGCCGGGCGGCCGGTGGTCCTGACCTCCGACCACGGCCACGTGTGGGACCGCGGCGAGAACCAGAAAACCCGGAAAGGCGAGTCGGCCCGCTACCGCACCGGTGCCCCGGAAGAGCGTGAGCTCCTCGTCACCGGCGACCGGGTGCTCGCCGAAGGCGGCCGCATCGTGGTGCCGTGGGACGAACGCCTCCGTTACACCTCGCGCAAGGAGGGCTACCACGGGGGGATCTCCACGGCCGAGATGGTCATTCCGGTGCTGGTGTTCGTGCCCGACATCGCGCTCACCCCCGCGGGGTGGGCGGTGCTGCGCCCGGCCCAGCACGCGCCCGACTGGTGGACCCAGCCGCTGGCCACCGGAGCTGGTGCTGTGCCGGCTCGCGAGCCGGAGGGGGAGCCCGCGAGTGCGGGGCGCCCCTCACGTGCGAAGGCCGGCACCAAGAGAACGGCTCCGGTGCGGGGCGCCTCCCTGTTCGACGACGCGGCGGCGGCCGGCGGCACGCTGGGCGAGAGTGTGGTCGGCTCGCCCTCCTTCGCGGCCAGCCATGGGCAGGTGGCGCGCGGGCCCGCCAAGGAGGAGGTCGCCGCCGTTATCGACACGCTCGTCCAGGCCGGGGGTGCCACCCCCAAACTGCCGGTCGGTCGCGTCGCGCAGGCGGCGGGCAAGGAGCCCTACCGCGCGGCGCGGTTCCTCAAGATGGTGGCCAAGGTGCTCAACGTGGAGATGTTTCCGGTGCTCACGCTCACCGACGCCGAGCGCACCGCCGAGCTCAACATCGGACTGCTCAAGGAGCAGTTCCTGGCGGGGGAGAGGTAG
- a CDS encoding phage resistance protein has product MTPPTGSGSKRFIGELIDIPEAVHDGDLVFKVSDGVEQHAADAVREYVVTPQLERCFDEALDTIKGALAKGQSRATYLNGSFGSGKSHFMAVLHAVLKHAPTVRGLERMPTILAKHDSWLEGKKFLLVTSHLVDAESIESAILGGYVRYVRRNHPEAPVPPVYRADGLLADARDLRATLGDEAFISELPTVEGAGSSEAWGRWAATTAEWTPQLLDQALSASPESTGSDGTDLRRKLISALLKSHFKRYADSVHGDADAFITLDDGLSVISRHAKEELGCEAVVLLLDELILRFTKFIGDESRISEEVQKVAKLVESSESYRPAPIVSFVPRQRDLRDLVGISGGTEGIAQTLKYWDGRFGHIGLEDRNLTEVVRHRLLRPRTPEAADEVSAAFDRMVNARPEVRDTLLDTEGGDADSWDDFRALYPFSPALLHVMVDLSGALQRQRSALKLMRQLMVNHRTTLPVGQLVPMGAVLDVLVEGEDRPFRDRLSGEYDKIRGFYRDRVRPWLLLRHNMTEDDTGALEVRHPFRAEDLLVKTLLLAALVPNVPALRELTAGRLIALNHGIIPARRTGQDIARVAQFFRELNAQFGEVRVGVESTNPTITLNLLRVDTESLMRTTYTAANDQALRRLFKRLMWQEMGLEPDAARTSVLWRGTRRTVELDYGNIRSEDSLMRQRFEPEASGALRVVIDYPFDEGTHNPAEDRQRVQTLREEFTDPPATLTWIPHFLSPARQQDARRLLMMEHLLQPGVIEEKAPDWSSEDRREAREQLEHQASQIGIRLRGLLRGAYGADQRNDTDFGHAIDEHIEALPPNVRIRVEAGSKLSEALQRIAGQLLDHLYPEHPKFAAPNGSMPEVRRSDLTAVLQAVEAAKAEHLQRYEPTKGETSALYRVAHNLGIAQVSEVFVLRDTWLTALDEAARSAQADTTEITVRNLKRWITEREEGKGLPPEIVDLLVLVYAVQSDRAYTRAGKRYTDVGFGKLEGDIVLRRQALPAEEDFDLANRRAKQIFRLTPQPVLNARAVQRLAEQLKEQATTWLAGTESLLTQLEKHAALLGLDEESPRLETARATHELLMRLRGLTDDTGLVVALARADLPREGEVYRSSMAAAGAVASALEATGWGNFRTLAELANSGGKHSGEAIQLLEHLAAVARHNEQEKKLSTELDAVTAKAVELIRKALTDPPPPPPVPGKKDPEHPDPGGGGVIRPGGEEAVGTLAPTDDAKSVIAELRKKLGVSEDTTIEITARVVE; this is encoded by the coding sequence ATGACTCCTCCAACCGGCTCGGGCTCCAAGCGCTTCATCGGCGAACTCATCGACATCCCCGAGGCCGTCCATGACGGTGACCTCGTATTCAAGGTCTCCGACGGGGTCGAGCAGCACGCGGCCGACGCGGTGCGGGAGTACGTCGTCACCCCCCAGTTGGAGCGGTGCTTCGACGAGGCGCTCGACACCATCAAGGGCGCGCTGGCCAAAGGGCAGTCGCGGGCGACCTACCTCAACGGCTCGTTCGGATCGGGGAAGAGCCACTTCATGGCGGTGCTGCACGCCGTGCTGAAGCACGCCCCAACCGTTCGCGGTCTGGAGCGGATGCCCACCATCCTCGCCAAGCACGACAGCTGGCTGGAGGGCAAGAAGTTCCTGCTCGTCACCAGCCACCTGGTGGACGCCGAATCCATCGAGTCCGCGATCCTGGGCGGCTACGTCCGCTACGTGCGCCGCAACCACCCCGAAGCCCCCGTCCCGCCGGTCTACCGGGCCGACGGGCTGCTGGCCGACGCCCGCGACCTGCGCGCCACACTCGGCGACGAGGCGTTCATCAGCGAGCTGCCCACCGTGGAGGGGGCCGGATCCAGCGAGGCGTGGGGCCGGTGGGCGGCCACCACCGCCGAGTGGACCCCCCAGCTCCTCGACCAGGCGCTGTCGGCCTCACCGGAAAGTACTGGCAGCGACGGGACCGACCTGCGCCGCAAGCTCATCAGCGCCCTGCTCAAGAGCCACTTCAAGCGCTACGCCGACAGTGTGCACGGCGACGCGGACGCCTTCATCACCCTCGATGACGGGCTGTCGGTCATCAGCCGCCACGCGAAGGAGGAGCTGGGCTGCGAGGCCGTCGTCCTCCTCCTTGACGAGCTGATCCTGCGGTTCACCAAGTTCATCGGCGACGAGAGCCGCATCAGCGAGGAAGTGCAGAAGGTCGCCAAGCTCGTCGAGTCCTCCGAGAGCTACCGGCCAGCGCCCATCGTCAGCTTCGTACCGCGCCAGCGCGACCTGCGCGACCTCGTGGGCATCTCCGGGGGAACCGAAGGTATCGCCCAGACACTGAAGTACTGGGACGGCCGTTTCGGCCACATCGGCCTGGAGGACCGCAACCTCACCGAGGTTGTCCGGCACCGGCTGCTGCGTCCGCGCACCCCGGAAGCGGCCGATGAGGTCAGCGCCGCGTTCGACCGGATGGTCAACGCCCGCCCCGAGGTGCGCGACACGCTGCTGGACACCGAGGGCGGCGACGCCGACAGTTGGGACGACTTCCGCGCGCTCTACCCGTTCAGCCCCGCGCTGCTGCACGTCATGGTCGACCTGTCGGGGGCGCTGCAACGCCAGCGCAGCGCGCTCAAGCTGATGCGCCAGCTGATGGTCAACCACCGCACCACGCTGCCCGTTGGCCAGCTCGTGCCGATGGGCGCGGTGCTGGATGTCCTTGTCGAAGGCGAGGACCGGCCCTTCCGCGACCGGCTCAGTGGCGAGTACGACAAGATCCGCGGCTTCTACCGCGACCGGGTGCGGCCCTGGCTGCTGCTGCGGCACAACATGACCGAGGACGACACTGGCGCCCTGGAGGTACGCCACCCCTTCCGCGCCGAGGACCTGCTGGTCAAGACGCTGCTGCTGGCGGCGCTGGTGCCCAACGTGCCTGCCCTCAGGGAGCTCACCGCCGGGCGGCTCATCGCGCTCAACCACGGCATCATCCCCGCCCGGCGCACCGGCCAGGACATCGCCCGCGTCGCCCAGTTCTTCCGCGAGCTCAACGCCCAGTTCGGCGAGGTCCGGGTCGGGGTGGAGAGCACCAACCCCACCATCACCCTCAACCTGCTGCGGGTGGACACCGAGTCGCTGATGCGCACCACCTACACCGCCGCCAACGACCAGGCGCTTCGGCGGCTGTTCAAGCGGCTGATGTGGCAGGAGATGGGGCTGGAACCCGACGCCGCGCGCACCTCGGTGCTGTGGCGCGGCACCCGCCGCACCGTCGAGCTCGACTACGGCAACATCCGCTCCGAGGACTCGCTGATGCGCCAGCGGTTCGAGCCCGAAGCGTCCGGGGCGCTTCGCGTCGTCATCGACTACCCCTTCGACGAGGGCACCCACAACCCCGCCGAGGACCGCCAGCGGGTGCAGACCCTGCGCGAGGAGTTCACCGACCCCCCGGCCACGCTCACCTGGATCCCGCACTTCCTGTCGCCGGCCCGCCAGCAGGACGCGCGGCGGCTGCTGATGATGGAGCACCTGCTCCAGCCCGGCGTCATCGAGGAGAAGGCCCCCGACTGGAGCTCGGAGGACCGGCGCGAGGCGCGCGAACAGCTCGAACACCAGGCCTCCCAGATCGGGATCCGGCTGCGCGGGCTGCTGCGCGGTGCCTACGGGGCCGACCAGCGCAATGACACCGACTTCGGCCACGCCATCGACGAGCACATCGAGGCGCTGCCGCCCAATGTGCGGATCCGTGTCGAAGCGGGAAGCAAACTGTCGGAGGCCCTCCAGCGCATCGCCGGCCAGCTCCTGGACCACCTCTACCCCGAGCATCCCAAGTTCGCCGCGCCCAACGGGTCCATGCCCGAGGTGCGCCGCAGCGACCTCACCGCTGTGCTGCAGGCGGTCGAGGCGGCCAAAGCCGAACACCTCCAGCGCTACGAGCCCACCAAGGGTGAGACCAGCGCCCTGTACCGGGTCGCCCACAATCTCGGGATCGCTCAGGTCAGCGAGGTGTTCGTGCTGCGCGACACCTGGTTGACGGCGCTGGACGAGGCCGCCCGCAGCGCCCAGGCCGACACCACCGAGATCACGGTGCGCAACCTCAAGCGGTGGATCACCGAACGCGAGGAAGGCAAGGGGCTGCCTCCCGAGATCGTGGACCTGCTGGTGCTGGTGTACGCGGTGCAGTCGGACCGCGCCTACACGCGGGCGGGCAAGCGTTACACCGACGTCGGGTTCGGCAAGCTCGAAGGCGACATCGTGCTGCGCCGCCAGGCGCTGCCCGCGGAAGAGGACTTCGATCTCGCCAACCGCCGCGCCAAGCAGATCTTCCGCCTCACCCCGCAGCCGGTGCTCAACGCCCGTGCTGTCCAGCGGCTCGCCGAGCAGCTCAAGGAACAGGCCACCACGTGGTTGGCGGGCACCGAGTCGCTGCTCACCCAACTGGAGAAGCACGCCGCCCTGTTGGGCCTGGACGAGGAGTCGCCGCGGCTGGAGACCGCGCGCGCCACCCACGAGCTGCTGATGAGGCTGCGCGGGCTTACCGACGACACCGGGCTGGTGGTCGCTTTGGCGCGGGCCGATCTGCCGCGTGAAGGCGAGGTCTACCGGTCCAGCATGGCCGCCGCCGGTGCGGTGGCCTCGGCCCTGGAGGCCACCGGTTGGGGCAACTTCCGGACCCTGGCCGAGTTGGCCAACAGTGGCGGCAAGCACTCCGGTGAGGCCATTCAACTGTTGGAGCACCTGGCCGCCGTTGCTCGGCACAATGAGCAGGAAAAGAAGCTCTCCACCGAACTGGACGCGGTGACGGCGAAGGCGGTCGAGCTGATCAGGAAGGCGCTGACGGACCCGCCCCCGCCTCCGCCGGTTCCGGGGAAGAAGGACCCGGAACACCCGGATCCGGGGGGCGGAGGCGTCATCCGTCCCGGCGGAGAAGAAGCCGTCGGCACACTCGCCCCCACCGACGACGCGAAGTCGGTCATCGCTGAGCTGCGCAAGAAGCTCGGTGTCTCCGAGGACACCACCATTGAGATAACCGCGCGGGTGGTCGAGTGA
- the pglX gene encoding BREX-2 system adenine-specific DNA-methyltransferase PglX, whose protein sequence is MIDHASLLRDLKRQVSVLEEDLRERSEDPQAVNESSGRSFEEELKVEHHRAFQAERTAATYGEWRDERVTQAAVAWALSTVFVRFCEDNRLLDRPFIAGPRDGDNRYDIAQELKDAWILAERQRAPEAAERTDRDWLVHSFDQMSVSPVVAGLFDRAHNPMWIIAPSHQAAKNLIGFWRRVGDDGHLVHDFTDPGWDTRFLGDLYQEMSEAAQKNFALLQTPEFVEEFILDHTLEPAIAEFGLDGNRIYQEKSPGFRLIDPTCGSGHFLLGAFHRLLEKWRDAEPGLSDWDLIARSLRSVHGVDKNPFAVAIARFRLLTAAMKEGGITSLSAGNPDWPLVVAAGDSLLHGEGAYGLQLTTEQREVHTYRTEDVLEYTGEESFHLLATGSYHAVVGNPPYITVKDKQENQNYRKAYKDVCSGKYALTVPFAKRFFQLAFNKGDRRVEHSGFVGQITANSFMKREFGKKLIQDYFHTKVNLTHVIDTSGAYIPGHGTPTAILIGRNSVWSPGSTVRAVLGIRGEPAQPNNAAEGLVWQAIVGQIESPGSESEWVSVADLDRESLRSHPWSLSGGGAVGVMEVLGSPSLKPLREVSESIGFSTVTGFDDVYGSKSPPTAWSNQGIPVRRFVTGDALRDWGYGGNWIAWPYRGRTAIPEMGNSSLLWPMRSILRTGLMFGKTREQRGMSWFEYTMHSWDRFEAPASIVFAFLATHNNFIIRKKNDLTVCNHSAPVIKLPADAAEEQHLELLGVLNSSTACFWLKQVSHNKGSTVDTKGARQTATPWENFYEFTGTKLQEFPLPPALPLSLAKELDSLAQRLSSLEPSAVAESATPTRPRLNDAHAEHASTRTRMIALQEELDWDVYHRYGLITDDEHAELVIPDTADVPGTDLGERAFEIVLARKMATGEVDTEWFNRHGSIPVTEVPSHWPEDYKKVVERRIELIGSRKDIALIERPECKRRWQSEPWEKKEKTALKSWLLDKCEDQELWFRPDDQGEVRPHTLSVLGLGNRLREKHPEAVEVAALFDPDKDFSGVITEIVATEHVPHLTALRYNEPGLRKRGEWEHVWDLQRAEDALNADRAEGEPEKRLSPAIPVPPKYKSSDFRKTTYWANRGKLDVPKERFVSYPGAETDQDASLVLGWAGWNHAEQAEALATLAIDRVEEHGWAEDKDTMTPLVAGIAELMPWVRQWHSDPDEYGRSMADYLSEDLEQLKTATGATASDMEAWRPTTTRGRKKG, encoded by the coding sequence GTGATCGACCACGCATCGTTGCTCAGGGACCTGAAGCGCCAGGTTTCCGTCCTTGAGGAGGATCTTCGGGAGCGCAGCGAGGACCCCCAGGCTGTCAACGAGAGCTCCGGAAGATCCTTCGAGGAGGAGCTGAAGGTCGAGCACCACCGGGCGTTCCAGGCGGAGCGCACGGCCGCGACCTACGGTGAGTGGCGGGACGAGCGGGTCACCCAGGCGGCGGTGGCCTGGGCGCTGTCGACAGTGTTCGTGCGGTTCTGCGAGGACAACCGGCTGCTGGACCGGCCCTTCATCGCCGGACCGCGGGACGGGGACAACCGCTACGACATCGCTCAGGAGCTCAAGGACGCCTGGATCCTGGCCGAGCGGCAGCGCGCCCCGGAAGCGGCCGAGCGCACCGACCGCGACTGGTTGGTGCACTCCTTCGACCAGATGAGCGTCTCTCCGGTGGTGGCGGGGTTGTTCGACCGGGCGCACAACCCGATGTGGATTATCGCTCCCTCCCACCAGGCCGCCAAGAACCTGATCGGCTTCTGGCGACGGGTGGGCGATGACGGACACCTGGTGCACGACTTCACCGACCCCGGGTGGGACACCCGGTTCCTGGGAGATCTGTACCAGGAGATGTCGGAGGCGGCACAGAAGAACTTCGCATTGCTGCAGACGCCCGAGTTCGTGGAGGAGTTCATCCTCGACCACACCCTGGAACCGGCGATCGCGGAGTTCGGGCTGGACGGCAACCGGATCTACCAGGAGAAGAGCCCGGGTTTCCGGCTGATCGACCCCACGTGCGGCTCAGGGCACTTCCTGCTGGGAGCGTTCCATCGGCTGCTGGAGAAGTGGCGTGACGCCGAGCCCGGGCTTTCGGACTGGGACCTGATCGCCCGGAGCCTGCGCAGCGTGCACGGGGTGGACAAAAACCCGTTCGCCGTGGCGATCGCCCGCTTCCGGCTGCTGACCGCGGCCATGAAGGAAGGCGGGATCACCTCCCTGTCTGCCGGGAACCCGGATTGGCCACTCGTGGTGGCCGCAGGGGACTCGCTACTCCATGGAGAAGGCGCCTATGGGCTCCAACTCACCACGGAACAACGGGAAGTCCACACCTATCGGACAGAAGACGTTCTTGAGTACACGGGGGAAGAAAGCTTTCACCTGCTGGCGACCGGAAGTTACCACGCGGTGGTCGGAAACCCGCCCTACATCACGGTCAAGGACAAACAGGAGAACCAGAACTACCGGAAGGCGTACAAGGACGTCTGCTCCGGAAAATACGCCCTTACGGTGCCGTTTGCCAAACGTTTTTTCCAACTGGCGTTCAACAAAGGGGACCGAAGGGTCGAGCATTCTGGGTTCGTTGGCCAGATCACCGCGAACTCTTTCATGAAGCGCGAGTTCGGAAAGAAACTGATCCAGGACTACTTCCACACCAAGGTCAACCTCACCCACGTCATCGATACCTCAGGCGCCTACATCCCCGGACACGGAACACCGACAGCCATCCTCATCGGGCGTAACAGTGTGTGGAGCCCCGGCAGCACGGTCCGTGCGGTACTGGGAATCCGGGGAGAGCCGGCCCAGCCGAACAACGCCGCCGAAGGTTTGGTCTGGCAAGCGATCGTCGGTCAGATCGAGAGTCCGGGAAGCGAGAGCGAGTGGGTGAGTGTCGCTGACCTGGACCGAGAAAGCCTGCGTTCCCATCCGTGGAGTCTCAGCGGAGGCGGGGCGGTGGGGGTGATGGAAGTTTTGGGTTCCCCTTCACTGAAACCGCTCCGGGAAGTATCTGAATCGATAGGATTTTCAACGGTCACTGGATTCGATGATGTATACGGAAGCAAATCTCCGCCCACCGCGTGGTCGAACCAAGGGATCCCGGTCCGCCGTTTCGTGACTGGCGACGCATTGCGCGACTGGGGGTACGGGGGAAACTGGATAGCGTGGCCTTACCGCGGAAGAACCGCGATCCCGGAAATGGGCAACTCTTCCCTCCTCTGGCCAATGCGTTCCATCCTGCGAACCGGCCTCATGTTCGGCAAGACCCGCGAACAAAGAGGAATGAGCTGGTTCGAGTACACGATGCACTCGTGGGACCGGTTCGAAGCTCCGGCCTCGATTGTATTCGCCTTCCTTGCCACGCATAACAACTTCATTATTCGCAAGAAAAACGACCTGACCGTCTGCAACCACTCTGCGCCTGTGATCAAACTTCCCGCGGACGCCGCAGAGGAGCAGCACCTGGAGCTACTCGGGGTACTGAACTCCTCAACAGCATGCTTCTGGCTAAAGCAAGTGAGCCACAATAAAGGAAGCACAGTGGACACGAAGGGGGCGCGCCAGACGGCCACCCCCTGGGAGAACTTTTACGAGTTCACCGGCACCAAACTCCAAGAGTTTCCCCTGCCGCCGGCCCTTCCCCTCTCCCTCGCCAAAGAGCTCGACTCCCTGGCCCAGCGCCTCTCCTCCCTCGAACCCTCCGCTGTCGCGGAGTCGGCCACTCCCACCCGCCCCCGCCTCAACGACGCACACGCGGAACACGCCTCCACCCGCACGCGGATGATCGCGCTCCAAGAGGAACTGGACTGGGACGTCTACCACCGCTACGGCCTGATCACCGACGACGAGCACGCCGAGCTGGTCATTCCCGACACCGCCGACGTCCCCGGAACCGACCTAGGTGAGCGCGCCTTCGAGATCGTGCTCGCGCGCAAGATGGCGACCGGCGAGGTGGACACCGAATGGTTCAACCGGCACGGCTCCATCCCCGTCACCGAAGTCCCCTCCCACTGGCCCGAGGACTACAAGAAGGTCGTGGAGAGGCGGATCGAGCTCATCGGGTCCCGCAAGGACATCGCGCTCATCGAGCGCCCCGAGTGCAAGCGGCGCTGGCAGTCCGAGCCGTGGGAGAAGAAGGAGAAGACCGCCCTCAAGTCGTGGCTGCTGGACAAGTGCGAGGACCAGGAACTCTGGTTCCGGCCCGACGACCAGGGTGAAGTGCGGCCCCACACCCTCTCCGTGCTGGGCCTGGGCAACCGGCTGCGCGAGAAGCACCCCGAAGCCGTCGAGGTGGCCGCCCTCTTCGATCCCGACAAGGACTTCTCCGGCGTGATCACGGAGATCGTGGCCACCGAGCATGTGCCCCACCTCACCGCACTGCGCTACAACGAACCCGGGTTGCGCAAGCGCGGGGAGTGGGAGCACGTCTGGGACCTGCAGCGCGCGGAGGACGCCCTTAACGCCGACCGCGCCGAAGGGGAACCGGAGAAGCGGCTCTCCCCGGCCATCCCGGTCCCGCCGAAGTACAAGTCCTCCGACTTCCGCAAGACCACCTACTGGGCCAACCGCGGCAAGCTCGACGTGCCCAAAGAGCGGTTCGTGTCCTACCCGGGCGCCGAGACAGACCAGGACGCTTCCCTTGTCCTCGGCTGGGCCGGCTGGAACCACGCCGAGCAGGCCGAAGCGCTGGCCACCCTTGCGATCGACCGGGTCGAGGAGCACGGCTGGGCCGAGGACAAGGACACGATGACGCCGCTGGTGGCCGGCATCGCCGAGCTGATGCCGTGGGTGCGGCAGTGGCACTCCGACCCCGACGAGTACGGGCGGAGCATGGCCGACTACCTCTCCGAGGACCTGGAGCAGCTCAAGACCGCCACCGGGGCCACCGCCTCCGACATGGAAGCATGGCGGCCCACCACCACCCGGGGCAGGAAGAAGGGGTGA